The region GTAGCCCGAAGGCCCATTGTGGGCGCCGGCATAATCAAACGTTTCGGCAATTACTTCTTCCAGGGGTCTGTTAGGTCCTTCTGTATCATTGAAAATTGGGACACCCGTTACTGAGATACCAATGGGCCCCAGGCCTGTTGCCGAACTTGAAAGGGCCAGTTCTGGTGCAGCTGATGTAGTAAGCGTAAAAGAACGATCTCCACCAATCCGCCCTGGTGTCAGTGCCTGGGCCACTACGGGTTCGATATACAGCGCGTTAGCCTCATCCCAGTACGGGGATGTATGGTTGGGCATACCATTTGACTCAATAGTAATTTCATCTCCATCAAAAGAAACAGTCACCGCGGCAGGGTTAAATTCGTCAAACGCAGCGACGGGTGTGTTGATAGGGCCGGCATCTTCCGGGTTGTCCACATTTGAATCGCAGGCTGTAAAAAGAATAGATAACCCGAGCAGGGCTGTAAAAAGGGGAAAAACTGATTTTTTCATAAGATTTTCTATTCAGTTGTTTCCCTTTAGACCCTCGACTAATCAAGGTCTTTGAGGAAGGGGATTGTTATGGCTACCGTTACCCGGCACTGGGCTGAATAATGCGATAATGCGCAGGACAGTAAGCCCTGGCTGCCCATCGGCCTCGACAGGCCCGACCGCGTTGTCAGCATGCCGATGCGCCAAGCACCCGCTTTTATTTATATGCCTTGCCAGAGTCTAAAGGAGAGATGTTAAGGCCGCGTTCAGATCGTGTGTGAATGCCGCTTACAGATGTCAGAAAAGTCAATAGCGCTGGGTGGTGACATTGCGCCAAAGGTTGTGCGAGAAGGAAAAACCATATAATGGGTCGGGACTTACTAGATCGTGTCCAGCACAGGCTTCTCGTCCCGCTTCCCAACTAAAAACGACTGCCACCAGTCAGGCAACCGTCGCTCTAAATTGTGCCGGGGGTGGGTATGCTCGCCAGTCTACTGGGATCCACTGGCGTCTACTGTGTGCCCATTTTGGATATTATTTGAGGATTTTAGCCATTATTTAGGCACTGGAGCCTACTGGGATCTACTAACGAACCCTGACACTTTCCCTGACACTCAACTAGCCAGGTCTTCGATAAAACTGGAGCCATTCAAGTTTAAACTGGCTCTCATTCCAACACCGCCTATTCTTGCCCTTCGTTCTGAGATAGTTCAGCTTTGAACCAGTGGTTCAAGGTCTCCTGTGCACCGCCTCCACGCCCTTGAGCAGCACCGCCTGCGCCACCAGGCCTGCCTCCACCTATTCCGCCAGCCCTGCCACCGCCTCCTCGCCGGCCGCCACCAGCTCTTCCTCCCCCTCGCTGCCCCGTTTGCTCGCGGACAGCTTCTCTATCTATTTCTGGTACTTCAAGTCCTACACCAACCACAGCACTGGAAGCCTCATCCACTGGTAAACCATTTAGCGATGCCAGGGGAAGGCGCAGCTCAAACGTGAGAATACCGTAATCGTAGGAACCCGAAGCCGAAATTGTATCCTCGCTGCCTATCCGCTCTGCCGCAGTTTCATCGCCAATGACTTCCAACTGGGCCAGCATCTTCTCTGATGCTGCTTGTATCCTCTGCGCTTGTTGTTGACGCGCCTCTTCGGATCCACCAGCGTCGAAATTCCCTGCGCCCCTGCCCATACCACCACGTGCATCGCTGGCCATCAAGCCCACAGGGTATTTAACGCCAAGGGATTTATCTTTACCACCTTCAGCATCTAACCAGATCATAAGCCCCCGCGTCATAATCTGACGCGTTACAGACTCATCGCGCGACATAAATGCCAGATACAGGTAGTCGGTGTCATTTGATACGCCCAATGAAAACCGTTCTTTCTCTACCTGCTTTACCCCACCATCCCAATCATTAACATTCGCATCAATGGCAGGGACCGTTGTAGCATATTGACTCTGGATGGTTTTGGTTGAGCTACAAGCAGGCAACAACAGAAGAAATCCCAAAATTAGAATGGCTCTCGGATTCGCTTGATGCCGCTGCAAAAGCTTACTAAAGTACATTGATTTCGCATTGAAAGGTGTCTAAAATCTAGTTCTGTATAGCGCTTTGTATTTGACACTAAAGCAAACACGCTGATACAATTCCATAGACGAAACCAGGCGTCCTTACATTCCATTTTTTTAGAAAGCTATCCTTTGTCCCTTCCGTGCTTATAGCTGTCTTTTGGGGTAAATCCAACGGGAAAGAGACTGTTGAGAGATTTCTAACAGATTAGGGCGTGTAGACAATTAGCAGGGAAATCTATGTTTTTGAAGCATATTGTGATTATCAAGGCGTTTTTTGAGACGCAATGCAGCGCATTCCTGAATCTAGTTCAGGACAGGCTGTGCGAGGAAAAGAACGAAGATAGGCGCAATATGAGCAAAACAATCTTTTTTAGCTGATTGTCTACACGCCCTAGCGATTCAGCCCCAGGCGTGTCTCCAGTTCATCACGCCGGCCCCGGCTTACCTTGAGTCGCTTACCGCCCTTTAGTTTAACCGCATAATCCCCGCCAGAGTTGACGAGCAAAGACTCGATACAGTCTAACCTCACAATGGTACTCCTGTGAATTCGAAAGAACTGGTCCGGGTCGAGACGTTCTTCCAGCGTCTGCATTTTTTCGCGGGTCACAAATACGTTTTCTCCCACATGTAACTCGGCATAGTGATCACTGGCCGTGATGAAGTCAATATCTACAACCGGAACGATGCGTATCTGTCCACGCATTTCCACAGCCACGCGCTCCAGGTACTCTGGCGTTCTGTCTGCACGCTGCGGTAGTTGCTGATGCCTCTTCCCTCCTTCCTGAACAAGTTTCATCAACCTCCCTGTCATATCACCCATTTTTTGAAGGGTGAGCACACTTCTCGCTCGTTCAAAACTTTGTTCAAATCGTTTTTCGTCAAAGGGCTTCACCAGATAGTCAAGAGCCGCTAACTCAAAAGCCTTTAACGCAAATTGATCGTACGCCGTTACAAAAATTGTTACAGGCATGTGATCAGGACCAATCTCACGAATAACATCAATCCCGGTTAATCCAGGCATCTGTACGTCGAGGAATACCAAATCAGGACCAAGTGCATGAATTGCTTCGACGGCTTCCTCCCCATTGGCTGCCATACCGACAATCTCTACGTTGTCCTTTCCTGCCAGGAGGTCTTCAAGCCATTGCCGGGCAAAAGGCTCATCATCAACGATAAGTACACGAATGGCAGTCTCTTTGGTCATAAGTTGTCTACAATATTTGCCCCCAAACGGGCAGCCGCGTGCAAGTCGGTCCTGGTGTGGTAAGGAAGCGTAATGACGACAACAAATCCCCCGCCTTCAGCCTCACGTAACACAAAATCTTGCGCAGAAACATAGAGTTGTTCCAGGCGTGCCTGCGTATTACGAAGCCCAACTCCAT is a window of Bacteroidota bacterium DNA encoding:
- a CDS encoding ATP-binding protein — encoded protein: PNLILQPLVENAIKHGISQVREAGHIWVHAWREGENLCLSVRDNGPGDADSGKAEEGHGVGLRNTQARLEQLYVSAQDFVLREAEGGGFVVVITLPYHTRTDLHAAARLGANIVDNL
- a CDS encoding LytTR family DNA-binding domain-containing protein; this encodes MTKETAIRVLIVDDEPFARQWLEDLLAGKDNVEIVGMAANGEEAVEAIHALGPDLVFLDVQMPGLTGIDVIREIGPDHMPVTIFVTAYDQFALKAFELAALDYLVKPFDEKRFEQSFERARSVLTLQKMGDMTGRLMKLVQEGGKRHQQLPQRADRTPEYLERVAVEMRGQIRIVPVVDIDFITASDHYAELHVGENVFVTREKMQTLEERLDPDQFFRIHRSTIVRLDCIESLLVNSGGDYAVKLKGGKRLKVSRGRRDELETRLGLNR
- a CDS encoding YHYH protein; translation: MKKSVFPLFTALLGLSILFTACDSNVDNPEDAGPINTPVAAFDEFNPAAVTVSFDGDEITIESNGMPNHTSPYWDEANALYIEPVVAQALTPGRIGGDRSFTLTTSAAPELALSSSATGLGPIGISVTGVPIFNDTEGPNRPLEEVIAETFDYAGAHNGPSGYHYHVESSDVPENTVLSHDDERLVGIMADGFLLYGRREADGSYPADLDESGGHFGVTQHSNGEEIYHYHIINEFYIGSIIVLFGVDLQGTPSQIL